The Vitis vinifera cultivar Pinot Noir 40024 chromosome 1, ASM3070453v1 DNA segment CCAGATTTATGTTCAGAAAATTTTCACTGAGATTTCATCAAGATTCTCTTGTGTATTTCACAAAAAATTACATGTGACAAAGACACATAAAAAGATGAATCAATTCATCATAATTTGTGACATCTCATTCCaatattacaattttaaataaacagaTTCACCGAGGAACTTTCAAGTAAACTCAACATTGTATGTGAATTAGGAGAAGCAATTAAAAAAACTCATCATTTTCCAAgcggaaaaaaaaatgttagggACTCAACTAATGTCTATATCATGGCATTTTTAGAAACACAATAGCATGATGATCTTCTTCTAATTTCATGTTCATCGGTAAGTACTCGCTTGATTGGACTGATCTCATAGtttgttttttccttgaatTGTTGTAGCATGGAACAAATCATAAGAAGGTACCAAAGAGTCACTGGAACTCATATTTCCAAGCAGGATAATCGGGTAGGAGCCATCGTCTCATCTTCTGCATAATTAGTCCAACTATGGCTGATTAGTACAAGTTCTTAAATTGTGAGACTAATTTTTGTGCCTGCTCACTGAAAAATTGTAGGAACAACTGCATAATGAGATAACAAGGATGAGGAATGAGACACACAACCTTCAACTAAGTCTACAGCGCTACACCGGCGATGACTTGAGCTCTATACAGTTTAAGGACTTGGAAGAACTTGAACAACAGCTTGAACACTCAATTAAGAAGGTTCGAGCCCGAAAGGTATTACTAATTAGTTTCCTCTATCTCATTTTTCAGACATATTCTTTCATAATTAACCTTAtcaattaatgtttttaatccATGCTGATAACTTTGAGATTCAACAACTTCTtcattgaatatgaaaatatttcaaatgctgaaaaaaattgaagatgataCATTTAGTTAACAATATTTAAGCCTTGGGAATACATGCATGCAGTACCAGCTCCTCCAACAACAGATAGACAATCTTCAGAGGAAGGTAAAACCCTTACCCTAACCATCTGTACTCCATTTCATACCATGCACACAATTACCATCATCATCACATCGCTCGCTCACCATTGAAATTAAACCATTTCTTGGATGATGTTTGAATTTAGGCAAAAATGTTGGAAGATGAAAACGAGCAGATATGCCATTGGGTgagtgaaattaaattaatggcattcaattccaattttcctAGGGGGGGAAGGGCTCATTAATAATAGCTTTAACTCAAGTTAACTCATATTATGTTGTGTTTGGATGGGTGGAAAATGGATGGGTAGATCCAGGAAAAGCAGCAAGTAGCAGCAATGGAGCAGCAGCAATTGGGAATTGAGTTGAAGCCAGTGGAGGAGCAACAGGTGATGGAGCAGTTCCCATTCAGTGGAGAAGAACAACCCAACAGTGTCCTTCAGCTAGCCACCCTCTCCCCTCATTTCTACCCCTATCGCCTCCAGCCAACCCACCCCAACCTCCAGGACCTCACCCTCCAGTACCCTGGATTTGGCTCCATAGGCACTACTCCCACAGTAAGTTCAATCATCCTCaccatatataataatttaaggaaCATTTTTTCACTTCATTTTTCTTGGCCAACTTATGATCATTGCAGAATCatatcatgtcatccatagaaaaaagtttcaatattttcttcagCTCATCATCTTTAAAGACTGATGATTAGGGTTTAAGAGAGGTCTAACTAGCATTGTGATAATAatttacatattattattattttcagtaatttctttggttttcttttgatCTTCTACAGAATGATTAGGGTTGAAGAGAGGAAGAGACATGGAAGGAAGCAGTACGGGGgattacatatttatatatagtaCTCCTCATTTTCATGATGTTATATCACATACATATATGCGTGCATCTTCATTTGGGAGATTTTATATCcatgtctttctttttttcttttctttttttctaattttatggTATAACACTACATGGTAtggacattatatatatatatatatatataatatgcagACCATATGATATAAATTATAGGCCTTATACTTCTCATTTTTTgacttttatataattttttctttttttctccgcTCTTTATTAGGTATACTCTCCCTATGTCACTTTTGTTCCacctctttaatttattttataaaattattttaatatttttctatttccctTTACGAATTCAGTTAAAAGCTTAATTTCTTCTTCCTGTAAACGAGCCCCGAATGTGCATTGGCCCCTCGGTGTGTTGTTCTCACCAAAGCCCTGCAGAAATTCATAAGCCATACGATCGTCGGCCAAGTAGAAGCTTAATAGTCTTACCGGCATTCTTCCCTTGCCATAGTATGTCACACGATATATCTCCTCCTCAGTGTCAACTCCATGTCTGTGAAGAAGGCAGGTGAATTATTTCAAGGAAGATCTGATGAAAGAAGATGTAGTTACCATCACTTTGTAACATTTCACCATGCTTAGGGAACACATACCGATTTGAAGCAGGTTATTGGAAAACTGAACCGGACTAACCAGTAGAAGATGAAACCAAGTTAACCGTCTGAACATCATTTTTGGGGCTACATTGTTTTATGCATAAAATgctttataaagaaaatatttataaagcaATACAACTATTATGACCTAAAGAATATCCAAATTATATAGCATCCTAAGCTTCTACAACATAAATTTTTGCGGACAGACCATCAATTATTCATCAGGGTTCATGGCAATACACTGATTCTTCAATCTCCCAAATGGGGTTTGAAAATCctggtaaaaaaaaaacccaccagAATCTGAACCGAAAAGACCCAGTTGATCAACCCCCAAGACTTGGTTTCTGAACATAATATGAATCCCGCATAGCAGCCCAGCAACAAGATGTGGCAAATGAATATGACAGTGACTCTAATGGCATTGTGCGTTATTTGAGAGGAAAAAACAAGGGCATTTGAGCAGTGGAAACAAATGGGGGGGTTACCTGGGGTGTTGCAGATAGGAGATAAGGCAACTACTGCAGCCATGAGAGGTGGAGCCAAACCCTAGAGAAACTTCACCTGTTTTTGCTTTTCATGAACTGGGGTTTTGCTCTTTCCCCCACCATTCCCTATTGAAAAATCTCTtcaaaaaatgaatcaaatgtcCACTTagaaaatatgaacaaaaattgagagagaCGTATACCTTTACTGGGAGGGCATGGTTCATGCTCCTGCAGGTAGGCATCAAACACAAAAGTTGCATTTCTGAGTGTAGATGGAGATATGGAGTTTTGGCATGAATTGAAATCCATATTCATGTTCAATTTCATAGATGAATAGCTGTTTATGGGACCCATACTTGAGATAGGCACGGTTGACAAGTACAGGAgaaattggtaaaaaaaaatggaggaagcAATGATTATTTACCAACaaaaagggagagaaaaaaatgcTGATAATGATTCACGGATTGGTACCAAATGGAGCATAATacaatttgaatatatttttatatttccatGAAATATTTCTAATTGATAAATACTAAGAgggatataaatatttatttaatatttgacCATTTCTTATTCATCTtaggctaaaaaaaaaattcaaaatacttatgagaaaaataaaatagaataaaataatagaagaaaataagggCTTGTATGATaaagttttcgaaaatagtttttaaaaataattttttttaaatagttatttataagtttaatataaaaaaactatttttttattcatttttcataaagtATTATGCGTacttttagcattttttttacttCGTTCAAGTAAGAGTTGTGCCCGTATgaaattcttttgtttattaATACAATCTCTATCATCATCTCTATTCCCTTTATCAATTCTTCAATCCTGCTTAAGTTTATGaatttttctatcaattttATTACCTCATCCTTATCCTTACCCATAAGGTTCCAACATTTGATCCTTAATTGACCTAGGAaccaaataattttgaaatgagGACCCGAACAAATTCTAGAGGGGTTGAAAacgaattttgaaattttttggaagGCCatgatttttcataatttatgcCAGTTCCCCACATGGCTGTCGATTTACACTTCAAGGCTATAATGTTCTAATTTCTATTAAGTCGAATTTGATTGGTGataattaactaatttttatatatttgttatttttatattatgacaTGGGGGAATgatttcaagaaaattaaataaaaaaaattaaaatcaagttACTTTTTAATGTAGTGTAAATGTGTAATAAGTGTTTGAAGAGAGGAAAAAGgacaaacatttttattttattccttgaCGTTAAGTGTAATTAAGCAAGTTGAGTGGGGGTTTCCATCAACTatgattaataaatatttaactaaaatttaCCTCCAGGGTATTTAACAAAAACTCaatccaagtcattttctaaatttgggttgattaagtttaataatttgGATTTCAGTAAAGAAAGATTGGTTTgaattgaataaattaataatgttcttactattcattttttattcacttttatACCTGACTTGAGATCATAAATTTGACagaatttcaaaataacaatgatgaaatatttatttatttttctagtgaTATAAATAGTACCTAATATAATtacaaattgatattttttttaaattattaaatcatataaaatgaataagaagATAACAAATAACATGACTATAATTTATGCAATAATTTGCTTctatctatataaatattatttactcTAAAGTCAAAAAGCCCTCACagctttaaaatatatatacttgaTTAAAAAacactcatatatatatatatataaactttttattttatcttaaatgAGATATTTATGTAAACACAACGAAATTCTCATAcgtatataatattaaaaactttttcattattcgatataagataaataataattttcatacaAACATATGTCTTCATTGTATGTAAGATttaaaatatcggtaaatacgaatatatcggtacttggattttacagAGATATATAGGAGACATAttagtggatattttgacaaaaatatcca contains these protein-coding regions:
- the LOC100249015 gene encoding MADS-box protein FBP24, translating into MGRGKIAIRRIENNTNRQVTFSKRRGGLFKKAHELSVLCDAQIGLIIFSSTGKLSEYCSLPSSMEQIIRRYQRVTGTHISKQDNREQLHNEITRMRNETHNLQLSLQRYTGDDLSSIQFKDLEELEQQLEHSIKKVRARKYQLLQQQIDNLQRKAKMLEDENEQICHWIQEKQQVAAMEQQQLGIELKPVEEQQVMEQFPFSGEEQPNSVLQLATLSPHFYPYRLQPTHPNLQDLTLQYPGFGSIGTTPTND